Proteins encoded in a region of the Phaenicophaeus curvirostris isolate KB17595 chromosome 1, BPBGC_Pcur_1.0, whole genome shotgun sequence genome:
- the KBTBD3 gene encoding kelch repeat and BTB domain-containing protein 3 produces MANQRDYISRPVCNGISVPENKINSLVAEGHGQQILKVLQKFREQNIFFDFKILVKDEIIPCHRCVLAACSDFFRAMFEVNMKERDDGNVTISNLSPKAVKAFLDYAYTGKTEITNDNVEMLFQLSSFLQVSLLSKACSDFLIKRIDLVNCLQLLSLSESYGSVRLFDHALDFVQNHFSLLLRSSDFLEMNFEVLQKCLEADELNVPEEESVLKAVLQWTKHNLETRQKYLPNLIKKVRLHQLPEKTLQDFLHSEEHLLKSANCSVIINDAVKSVQDFSGLFPDARPSTTEKYIFVHKTDEDGENRHTFCYNIKTDKWKELPHTHMIDLPGSSLSSYGEKIFITGGCSGNCYRTVRLHIAEPFHDATDQTWCYCPVSNEFSIVSAMKKPRTMHTSVVTLNQLFVIGGKTRGSRETRSLLDVESYNPLSKDWKSVSQLPRGIYYPEASACHNIIYVLGSEVEITDAFNPSLDCFFKYNAMTDQWSELVAEFGQFFHATLIKAVPVNSTLYICDLSTYKVYSFCPETCVWKGEGSFECAGFNAGAVGTEDKIYILGGDYAPEEITDEVQVYHSSRSEWEEVSPMPRALTEFYCQVIQFNKYRDPWSSVLAICSGEF; encoded by the exons ATGGCTAACCAACGGGATTATATTAGCAGACCTGTTTGCAATGGAATTTCTgttcctgaaaataaaatcaattccTTAGTGGCTGAAGGTCACGGACAACAAATTCTAAAAGTACTACAAAAattcagagaacaaaatatattttttgacTTTAAAATTCTTGTGAAAGATGAAATAATTCCTTGTCATCGTTGTGTACTGGCAGCATGCAGTGATTTTTTCAG AGCCATGTTTGAAGTTAATATGAAAGAACGAGATGATGGCAATGTTACTATTAGTAATCTATCACCCAAGGCAGTGAAAGCTTTCCTTGATTACGCttacacaggaaaaacagagataACAAATGATAATGTGGAAATGCTCTTTCAGCTGTCGTCATTTCTTCAAGTTTCACTCCTTTCCAAAGCTTGCAGTGACTTTCTAATAAAACGTATTGATCTTGTGAATTGTTTACAGTTGCTTTCTCTATCAGAAAGTTACGGTTCCGTCCGCTTATTTGATCATGCGCTAGATTTTGTACAGAACCACTTTTCCTTGCTGCTCAGATCAAGTGATTTTTTGGAGATGAACTTTGAGGTATTACAAAAATGTCTTGAGGCTGATGAACTAAATGTCCCTGAGGAAGAATCAGTGTTGAAAGCTGTCCTTCAATGGACCAAACACAACCTAGAAACACGACAGAAATATCTGCctaatttgattaaaaaagtGAGACTACACCAGTTACCTGAAAAGACATTGCAGGACTTTCTGCATTCTGAAGAACACTTACTTAAGAGTGCTAATTGCTCAGTAATAATCAATGATGCAGTTAAAAGTGTGCAGGACTTTAGTGGACTGTTTCCAGATGCACGTCcttcaacaacagaaaaatatatatttgtccATAAAACTGATGAAGATGGAGAAAACAGACATACGTTCTGCTACAACATCAAAACAGATAAATGGAAAGAACTACCACATACGCACATGATTGATCTTCCAGGGTCGAGTTTATCTAGttatggagaaaaaatatttataactgGAGGATGCAGCGGGAATTGTTATAGGACCGTCAGGCTTCATATTGCTGAGCCATTTCATGATGCCACTGACCAAACCTGGTGCTACTGTCCAGTCAGCAATGAATTTTCTATAGTGTCAGCAATGAAAAAACCAAGGACAATGCACACATCTGTTGTAACCTTAAATCAGCTGTTTGTAATAGGTGGAAAGACCAGAGGATCTCGAGAAACCCGAAGTCTTTTGGATGTAGAATCCTATAATCCTCTTTCCAAAGACTGGAAATCTGTAAGCCAATTACCAAGAGGCATCTACTATCCAGAAGCAAGTGCATGTCACAATATAATTTATGTCCTTGGCTCAGAAGTAGAGATTACTGATGCCTTTAATCCATCTCTTGActgtttttttaagtataatGCCATGACTGATCAGTGGTCTGAGCTGGTAGCAGAATTTGGGCAATTTTTCCATGCAACTCTAATCAAAGCCGTTCCAGTGAACAGTACATTGTACATATGTGATCTCTCCACCTACAAGGTCTACAGCTTTTGCCCAGAAACCTGTGtttggaaaggggaaggatcTTTTGAATGTGCTGGCTTTAACGCAGGGGCAGTTGGGACAGAAGACAAAATTTATATATTAGGTGGTGATTATGCTCCAGAAGAAATCACAGATGAAGTTCAAGTCTACCATAGTAGCAGGTCTGAGTGGGAAGAAGTTTCACCAATGCCAAGAGCCTTAACCGAGTTTTACTGTCAGGTCATTCAGTTTAATAAGTATAGGGACCCCTGGTCATCTGTACTGGCAATTTGCTCTGGAGAATTTTGA